The window gtgacTTACTGGCGGGGCTGCTGTCCCGGCTGCTGCATCatgtactgctgctgcatcgccatcatctgctgctgcgcgtacGGGTTCGCCTGCGGGTAGCCGGCAGCGAAGTTGCCACCGTAGTATCCCATGTTCGCAGCAGGGTTCGCGTTCTGCTGCGGGTTGTAgttgcgctggcgctggtTGCCCGACGCGGCAAGCGCGACCTTCAGGCGCTTGTTCAGGATGTTGAACCCGTTCAGCTCGTTCACagcctgctgcgccgacgccgcagagTGGTACTTCACGAAGCCGTAGCCGCGGCTCTGGCGCGTCTCGCGGTCGCACACGATCTTGA is drawn from Leishmania infantum JPCM5 genome chromosome 25 and contains these coding sequences:
- a CDS encoding RNA-binding protein, putative, UPB2, with translation MAQHMAPQQQPPQQPPQQQMYNPEPEALRNLMVNYIPTTVDEVQLRQLFERFGPIEGVKIVCDRETRQSRGYGFVKYHSAASAQQAVNELNGFNILNKRLKVALAASGNQRQRNYNPQQNANPAANMGYYGGNFAAGYPQANPYAQQQMMAMQQQYMMQQPGQQPRQ